DNA from Salvelinus namaycush isolate Seneca chromosome 14, SaNama_1.0, whole genome shotgun sequence:
AGCCTAATTAATGATAATAATGTGTCAAACTAGCTACATCACGCTTGCATGGCACCACTTTGAACCCTGTAGCAGAAATGTTTCCCGAAAAGCTTTGCATATGCTGCAAAAGCTAAAGAGTAAGGATGATAATCACATGAGATTCTTGCTATTGACATGTGGGTTAAGATCATGCATGTTGTTCCAGTTAGATACTGTAAGAGATCCATTTAAAATGGATTCTCTCTTGTTTTTAACAGTCAgcatgaggagaaagagagagccttCAAAGAACAGCTGTCTCATCTGGCTGCACTCTTACCCACTCTCCAGGTAATGTCCTGTCTATGGCACGCCTTTCTATCCTGGAGTAGTGATACATCTGTTGTATTTGTCATCCAAACGGATGGCCCATCTTGAGCAGGTGTAACATGCTCAACTCAAGCCAATGTTCTCTGCCTTTCCTGTCTCTAGGTTCATCTGGTCACTTGCTCAGCCTTTCTAAGTTCAGCCAACAAGTTTGAGTTTCTTGACATGGGATATGTATGTACAATACAGTATGATAAATAATGCCCAATCTGGTTCCATGAATCCCATACCAAaacatgaaatgtaatactaGCAATTGTGAATACCGTTTTGAAGCAAATGTGTTTGACTTTAATATATGTTATCCAGCAACTGATGGAGAGACTGAAGAAGATTGTCAAACTtccacacagactgagaccaGCTCAGAGTAGCAAGGTAAGGTAAATAattaggtgggtgcttatatttgtcctatttcacacatgtataCGTGTGTATTAATATGCATGTGGGAATTGGAAATATCCCAATTCCACCTGAGACACCCTCgcagagtggggtcacggccagagTCGGCCATTATCAACGGTGACTCTGGATCAATTAGGGTAAAGTgcctcgttcaaaggcacatcggcagatttttcaccttgtcagctcggggattcgaactagtgacctttcggttaatgAAAAGACCCTCTCTTGTCATATGCCTTTTCAACTGATGTTTTGTCATATCACATCCCAAATATTCACCCTATTCTATGTTTCTGGTTTAGATCAACACAGAGTATCGGTCCGAGTTTGCTCGTTGCCTTGAGTCTCTGTTACTGCTGGGCCAAAGACGCTCTGTGTCCATTGCTGGGAGTGTGACTGGATTGAGTTTGGGCAATGCCAGCGGACTGTGAGTCATATTTCACTCCTACCATATGGAAATAGTGCAGACCTACACGCTCAAAGGGAAAATGTCATCAGCATGTTATTGGTGTTCCCAATGAGTGAAACCTCAAATTTCAAGACAGTATGCTTGTACTTCCCAAGTATGCGCTTGTCATGTTCTAAAATATCCAGCGGAAATATGAGGACCCCCGTGCCTGATGCCCAAAATGTTATGTAAAGATATTGATTTATTCATTGTTTTGTTTAACTGTCCCCTCAGCCTGCAGTCGTCCCTGTCCATGCCCTGCCACTCCCCAGCCATCAGTGACATGTCCCTGGGCTCGTCCGTGGTGCGGAAGCCTACCCCCCACCGCTATATCAGCACCAAGGTCCTCCTGGCTGAGGGCGGAGAGACCCCCTTCACCGAGCACTGTCGCAACTATGAGACCAGCTACAGGGTGTGAGCTTCTACGACTCTTTTCAGTTACTGTACAGCTCTTACGAAATTACTGAGGACTTTCACAGCCAAACACAATGTTTTGGTATGTGTATTTGAAATACATTAGAGATGCATGGCTTATTGATTTCAATCAAGGCGCTACCCTGATTACTATACCCTGATGTAGACCATAAAAACATTGTGTTCTCCTGACTCCAGACGCTGCAGATGTCCATTCAGCAGCTGAAGGACCAGGTGCAGGAGACCCACAGGGATCTGACCAAGCACCACTCCCTCATCAAGACAGACACCATGGGAGACATCCTGGATACCTCCgtgcagatggacagacagatctCCTCTGAGTACTCTGCAGTGGAACTCATGAGGGCCATGTTTGAGGAGGTGGGAATCACtaaagcaatcaatcaatcaatcaatcaatcaatcaatcaaatgtatttataaagcccttttaacatcagcGGATGTCAcacagtgctatacagaaacccagcctaaaaccccaaacagcaagcaatgcagatgtagaagcacggtggctaggagaaACTCCCTAGAAATGAGGATTATGAAAAAGTATTCCCACAAAATTGTTTATAAATGTAACCTGGCTTACCTTTTAGAGCTCATTTCCATCTTGTTATCCTTCACCATAGGTCTGGGAGACAACCTTTCAGAGGGTTGCAAATGAACAGGAAATCTATGAAGGTAATGGGGATTTAGTTTTTCTGTTAGCTGTAAGATAGATATGGTCAAGTTGGTGTTTTATATACTGCATGTGTCCATTCTGGTTTCAGCCCAGCTTCATGATCTGACCCAGCTAAGGCAAGAGAACAGTTATCTGACCACCATCGCCAGGCAAATTGGCCCGTATATCCGATCCATCGCCAAGGTGAAGGAACGCCTTGAACCCAGGTACTGGAGCACAGTCACTGAAACTCAATATCACAAACTACAATGTCTTGACTAACAAGATAGTTTGGCAAATGTACAATTTACTCTGACGAGGGGTCACAGACTGAGACGTTTCTTTCTGTCATGGTGACTGTGCAAGACATGGTTTACCACAAAGTGTTCCCTTTTCAATGTTCCCACAGACTGAAAGAGCCTAAGGAGCTGAAAGACGACCGTACAGAGGCCATGCTGAAGATCTATGAGGACACCACTACGGCCACAGATACTAAACAAACCATTTCAACAACACTGACGTAAGCTAGTGAGGAGATTACTGAATAACTTGTTGGGAGAATTGATCTGATTGATTTCAATGAAAACTATACAACGTCTCTGTTAAACCTCTACTTTTATGCTTTACCTCAACAGAAATGACCTGACCTGTCAGCCTACCACAGATGACAACCACACTCTCAGCAGCATCTCTGATGAGGCTGCCCTCAAGAATAATTTCTACTGGCCAGGGAAGCAGAAGACCACAGAGATAGCCATTTGGAAGGAGATGTATCCCTAAACAGGATAGGGGCATGGGACTTCACCAACAAAGTGCTCACCCTtgacttactgtatgtaaatgatATTGAATATAAAATCCAATATTTCCACATTGTGTGCAACAaggtgtaatgtaatgtatgctATGGTAACACCGTCACTGTGTTCAGGTTGGCTTCTTGTAGTAATTTAAGCATGCATCCATTATCCATATTAGGACTACATTGGCAAAAACATGAAAGACAACCTAATGAGGAAGACAATTTTCTTAGGATAAacttttgattttatttgacaggACAATGGTGTTCATTCAATTCAGAAAATGTCAGTAAAGTGAAAAAAAGTTATCAACCAAGAGTTAGATAAGTACACCCTCTGCATGATACATTTTTAATTTACCTGTAATAAACTGTAGTATTGTTATACTGTAGTGCAACACAACTGGCTTTTTCCATGTTCAGCTCAGCTGTATCATGCTTGGAGCAGCAAACTATCATACGTCTGCAGCCAACTGAATGTGCTCTTATATTAATTAATCTACAGAATCTCATCTTGATTCATGTAACACATCACTTTTACAGTGCTCTAGACTGTCCTCATTTCAGAAActaactcacacacactcatcttGCACAACAGTTAGTGCTTTTGACTGTTCTAATTTCACAAATTCTCTTTCACTCACAGACATACTCCTCTTGCACTCCATACAGTCTGGGCATACAGAGTGGAGGGCAGAGGCGACCTTTCACCTGAGACAAGCTGCGGTAGTTCAGAAGGAAGCCATGTTGGGTGTAGCTCTCTGAACCCCTTAGCCATAGGAATGCATCTTTTGGTTGGTTTTAATACACAGTGAGCATGAGGTGACAAGTGCACAGAACAAATAAATAATAGATGGAGTGATGATCaagtgggggtagagagagaccGTGTGAAAGCGATTGCATTTTAAAAGATGACTATTAGTGAGTGCCCCTATTACTAAAACCCTATGGAGGAACAACACCCCTGATTCATAGTCTACACCCAGGGGACATTTTAAGGCTTACAGCAGACTGGAATAGAACAGTGAACGGATTGTCAGTATTCATTATGTTTTAAATTACTTACAAAGTAGATTTCTGATTTATTACGCCGTACCGATTGGAGAAATCCGAGAACCAGGCTGCAACTTGCTCAGGTTGTCAAATTAGCAAAAGATTTCTGATTGTACAGCCTTTTGATCCTGAGTGGACATGGGATATGTGAATTTAAaatcaggggttggaaccaaagttattttctcaacaacaaaaaaaacttttttttttttcattctatTCCACTGTTCCGatcagcaaaataaagttctgaaccggtttgAAACCTGTGAAACCCCATTTTGACCCATTTTGACCATTTAGCTCATTAAAATGACTTCAGcaatcagtgcggatagagcaggcaagctagttgtttacatgcaTGCTAGTTGTTTACATGCCTGATGGACAGACCAGTGTAGGCTATGGCGCAAGATGCTACTGAAATTTTACGggtggggagagagtgagaggtttGAGGAGCAGGCTTGAAGCGCTGGCCCTCTaagacatgcattatctgaattaggttcacagaattatacctaggagaggctttgaatgtcctttgagatagctagctaacaagcttgtgtgtgaaGAGCAGCACCAGAATTAAACACACATCTTacttttttgtagttaataaatccaatctGAAACTCAACTAggcctatagtatccttaactaacATTGAAAAAGTTAATCCATGCTTCTCTAGCTAATTAAAAAGATCTCTCCCCATCTTCTCACACTTCTaaggtcagtacagtagcctatgcttcagatgggggaggggcaggtagcctaaacaTGCACAGGCAAAGATTTTCAGTTTGCAGGCAGACGCTGGGATAAgtttgagtgacagagtgagggctttgcacaTGCGCTTTGTTGCGTTTCTTTTGTGGGACTAGAAAAAAAATGTCTAGAACGTAAAATATTCTTATTAACCGGTTtgcatgcttttaaaataacggttctgttccggaacagtatggATCGCTTTCGTTCCCGATTCAGTTTCTGttcattaaaaatgttattttacaGTTTTGTTCCCTGAACCGGTAAATTAATCATTTTGGGTAAGGATGCATCAGTATAGAAATTCTGGGCTGTAACCTATAACCAATATTTTCTCATGGCATATTTTGACATTTGATTACCATCAAAAGGCATTTTATAATTTATGAAAAGTCATTAACTTATGGGGCAAAGACCATGTTGCAAGCAACCACTTTGCCACCATTTTGGGAAATTTTTGTAAATGTACAACAGCCAAACAGAAATAAATGCTTCTTAGCGCAGATTTACCTACTGGGAAAGAATATGTACGGGGGCAGATGAAATTGTGCATCCCTAATCTTGTGTAAAACTATTGTTGTAAACGCTGAGACCTAATAATGATGACTTAGTGATAAGCCAGACAAACAAGGAATAGCAGACACTCGACCAGGCTCATTACAGCACTTTGATTCAGTAACACAAGCTAAAAATCCATTCAGCATCCACTGAAGAAACTCAACTCCTCCCTATGGAAAACACAGAAAAGGGAGACATTGGAGATGAAGATGGGGAAAAAAAACATCTCTAGTAGTCAAACTAACCAAACCAAAGAGGCGGTTGGATGTGTGCAATAGATATAACATTGGGGGGTGTCGTTTATTTTTGAGTGAGTCCGTCTACCCAGGTTTTTGGGGAGCCCTTTACCACGCTCATGGGTGTCAGTCTCCGTGAGCTCTAGACCCCCCCCCCAGGGCGGGCGACCACAAGTGCTAATCCACAGTATGCTGACAGGGGCTGCCCCTCACAGTGCCTGTCTGTCATGTTCATACATCCAGGACCCCATCTCTCACACCTAGGAGCTGTTGATGCGGATGCCTGAAATAAAGGGCAGGCCGGTGCCCACCTTCTTCTTGTATTCCAGGTAGTCCTCTCCAaagaaatggaggagagagacctcctcctcctcaatcCGTTCACGGAAGAAGCGCCAGCTGGCCATGGTATAGCCCGCGATGCAGACAGGGTTGCACAGCATCACCTGGAACATTGGACACGGAAAATGGAACATTGGACACGGCTTGATTGTAACATTTTTAAGAAATACAATTCTGGTAATTCTTTCACATTTTAGGCATGTACCTGTGTGCCAATGCTCCAGTAGAACCAGCCCACGTAGGACGGGTGTCTGAAGAAGGCGTAGACCCCATCGGTGACCAGCACGTGGCTCTGAGCCTTCTCGTTCTGGACGATGTGGTTAAAGTTAGAGCCAGCCGTCAGCATGGCAGACTTACGAAGGAAGTCCCCACACAGCACCATCAACAGGCCCACCAGGCTGAGCCAGCTCAGCTGCTTCAGCTCTGAGACAGAGGGAAAAAGTTCACAGCCAATTGAGACATTTTCCTCCTCCTGTGACAACATGTCATGCCATTTCAACTGAGACATGAAGTTATTGGCTGCGTTCCAGGCTGACTACGTCTCAATCCCAATACCCCCTAGCCCTCCCCTCCATTTTGCACCATCCCGCGAGCCACATTGAGTCGGAGTGGTGTTCCAATTCAACTTcgagcgagggggggggggggggggggggggttattaaaACTACCATAAAGTCCTGCAACCCAAGGCTCTAAAGTTGTTTCAggaagatggctgacaaaaatactaggatggaaggaAATGTAATTAATTATAACTTCACAACGAGTCATGCAAAGTATTTACAGTTAAGatgaatatgttagttaatgtagagaacAATTATAATGCACATTTCTtgatcataaagttaatttacaaaAATCACTATTTAACAAGCTAGC
Protein-coding regions in this window:
- the rnf207b gene encoding RING finger protein 207; amino-acid sequence: MSGGIFCPLENLYDPDSANCHPLVCHLCHEQYEHPCLLDCYHTFCASCLRGRAVEGRLSCPLCGQQSIVKGLSALPQEDRLLKFLVDNSTDCEETVQCSNCDLECKKQDVEAMYYCNTCSQPLCGACRESTHKAKMFARHDIVSLAKRTKEVHKKCALHDELYIMFSTEKKSMLCINCFRDMQVESRAHCIDIETAYMQGCERLDQAVIAVKELQTSAREAIILLKAMIREVRENVDEEESAISTLFNNMQEKLAERKKILLKAALSQHEEKERAFKEQLSHLAALLPTLQVHLVTCSAFLSSANKFEFLDMGYQLMERLKKIVKLPHRLRPAQSSKINTEYRSEFARCLESLLLLGQRRSVSIAGSVTGLSLGNASGLLQSSLSMPCHSPAISDMSLGSSVVRKPTPHRYISTKVLLAEGGETPFTEHCRNYETSYRTLQMSIQQLKDQVQETHRDLTKHHSLIKTDTMGDILDTSVQMDRQISSEYSAVELMRAMFEEVWETTFQRVANEQEIYEAQLHDLTQLRQENSYLTTIARQIGPYIRSIAKVKERLEPRLKEPKELKDDRTEAMLKIYEDTTTATDTKQTISTTLTNDLTCQPTTDDNHTLSSISDEAALKNNFYWPGKQKTTEIAIWKEMYP